One genomic segment of Nitrospira sp. includes these proteins:
- a CDS encoding S1C family serine protease, with amino-acid sequence MRTDHLFTSHYLRPSVSCVWIVTIMLTLPLHAEPTPLSQDTLLRARQVTVGILADTQDQRMPEKAGKVIIRGTGFHLREGYVITARHTAEKHELSTGTIVQKQIRLLTNDLHELPADLVGESTFMDVVLYRVVEQHRSKLQAGTSFASAEASSGMEVFTIGYPLGWGPTMAFGKIGNTNTFLQTVDTRLIQADLSTCSGNSGGGLFNPQGEIVGIVHAVIQTDQEETQAHCSRLTFVVPGTLAERIINAALLGKPLAFSRLGVHMTSIKDGTKLRVAVKDVAEPARSAGIQKHDILLAIEDTEILDAAQLKNFLIERTTPGQEVSVKVRRVDVDLTFHVVLGGEGSKAK; translated from the coding sequence GCTCCATGCGGAACCAACACCGCTTAGCCAGGACACGCTTCTTCGAGCAAGGCAGGTGACGGTGGGCATCCTAGCAGACACACAGGATCAACGAATGCCGGAGAAAGCCGGAAAGGTGATTATCCGAGGAACAGGATTTCATTTGCGCGAAGGCTATGTGATTACCGCGAGACATACCGCAGAGAAACACGAACTCTCGACGGGTACCATCGTTCAGAAACAGATTCGCCTGCTCACGAATGATCTCCACGAACTTCCCGCCGATCTCGTGGGCGAGAGTACGTTCATGGATGTTGTCTTGTACCGAGTGGTCGAACAGCATCGTTCGAAATTGCAGGCAGGGACGTCCTTTGCCTCGGCCGAGGCATCATCCGGGATGGAAGTCTTCACAATCGGTTATCCGCTTGGTTGGGGGCCGACCATGGCCTTTGGGAAAATCGGAAATACCAATACATTTCTGCAAACCGTCGATACCCGTCTCATTCAGGCCGATCTTTCGACCTGCAGTGGAAATTCAGGAGGTGGGTTGTTCAACCCCCAAGGAGAAATTGTCGGCATCGTGCATGCCGTGATCCAAACCGATCAAGAAGAGACCCAGGCTCACTGCAGTCGCCTGACCTTTGTCGTTCCAGGAACCCTTGCGGAGCGCATCATTAACGCAGCTCTTTTAGGTAAGCCTCTTGCCTTCTCCAGACTCGGGGTCCACATGACTTCGATAAAAGACGGCACGAAGTTGCGTGTTGCCGTGAAGGACGTCGCGGAACCGGCAAGATCTGCAGGTATTCAGAAACACGATATTTTGTTGGCCATCGAGGATACGGAGATTCTTGATGCAGCCCAATTGAAGAATTTCCTCATCGAGCGGACAACCCCTGGCCAGGAAGTGTCGGTCAAAGTGCGCCGAGTCGATGTTGATCTGACGTTCCATGTCGTGCTGGGCGGTGAGGGGAGCAAGGCCAAGTAA
- a CDS encoding L-threonylcarbamoyladenylate synthase has translation MDGATNHLTGAILSATDPESIRSAGRIIKTGGLVAFPTETVYGLGCDAMNADAAAKVFEAKRRPQFDPLIVHIADLSQLDTVITSLPPKGHRLIDKFWPGPLTLVLPKQSIVPDLVTAGLPTVAVRMPNHPVAQALIREAGTPIAGPSANPFGYVSPTSAQHVAEGLGSNADLILDGGPCPVGIESTIVSLVGAQPELLRPGSITIEQLSSVIGSIRRSPSVNQKPIAPGQLSRHYATQTPVTIMASAGARPVLKADERAGLLVFSQASRRDSRFAAVEVLSAAGDLREAARHLFAALRRLDSLGLDRIYTEPCNEEGLGVAIMDRLRRCAEQ, from the coding sequence ATGGATGGAGCGACCAATCATTTGACGGGTGCCATCCTCTCGGCAACAGATCCCGAATCCATCCGGTCGGCAGGAAGGATCATCAAAACAGGTGGACTCGTTGCGTTTCCAACCGAAACGGTCTACGGACTCGGTTGCGATGCGATGAATGCCGATGCAGCAGCGAAGGTCTTCGAAGCCAAGCGACGTCCTCAGTTCGACCCGCTCATCGTCCACATCGCTGATCTCAGCCAGTTGGATACTGTGATCACCTCCCTGCCTCCCAAAGGTCACAGACTCATAGATAAGTTTTGGCCCGGCCCCCTGACTTTGGTCTTGCCGAAGCAATCGATCGTTCCAGATCTCGTCACCGCCGGACTCCCGACGGTTGCAGTCAGAATGCCGAATCATCCAGTGGCACAGGCGTTGATTCGGGAAGCAGGTACCCCAATCGCCGGTCCCAGCGCCAACCCCTTTGGCTATGTGAGCCCCACGAGCGCTCAACATGTTGCTGAAGGACTTGGAAGCAACGCGGATCTCATACTCGACGGCGGACCCTGTCCTGTTGGGATCGAATCGACGATCGTTTCACTGGTAGGAGCACAGCCGGAATTGCTGCGTCCAGGCAGCATCACCATCGAACAACTCAGCAGTGTCATCGGTTCTATTCGCCGATCGCCGTCCGTGAACCAAAAGCCGATCGCACCAGGCCAATTATCACGTCACTACGCAACGCAAACCCCGGTCACCATCATGGCATCGGCCGGGGCTAGACCGGTCCTTAAAGCTGACGAACGGGCCGGCTTGCTGGTTTTCTCACAAGCGAGTCGGAGAGACAGTCGCTTTGCCGCTGTTGAAGTGCTATCTGCTGCGGGCGATCTGAGGGAAGCTGCGCGACACCTGTTTGCAGCACTCCGGAGGCTGGACTCCCTCGGTCTGGATAGGATCTATACGGAACCGTGCAACGAGGAAGGGCTCGGAGTCGCGATCATGGATCGCCTCCGCCGTTGTGCCGAACAATGA
- a CDS encoding peptidylprolyl isomerase: MTMALEFRKKDPRVTISTRFGEIKIRFYSDAAPRHVENLINLVKMGFYDGTTFHRVVPGFIIQGGDPLSKTPDRILHGTGGPGYFLSPEPNDHPHKRGAVSMAKMPRESNSTRDFNDNGSQFFICVGENGGLDRRYSVFGEVFRGIEVVDKIVAVPRDERDNPLDPIRIMMTVKE; encoded by the coding sequence ATGACGATGGCACTTGAGTTTCGAAAGAAAGATCCCCGCGTCACGATCTCCACGAGATTCGGTGAGATCAAGATTCGATTCTACTCCGACGCAGCGCCTCGGCATGTGGAGAACCTTATCAATCTCGTCAAAATGGGGTTCTATGACGGCACGACGTTCCATCGGGTGGTGCCTGGGTTCATCATTCAGGGCGGCGATCCATTGAGCAAGACTCCCGACCGCATACTCCACGGTACGGGTGGACCAGGGTACTTTCTTTCGCCCGAACCGAACGACCATCCACACAAGCGCGGCGCAGTATCCATGGCAAAAATGCCCCGTGAGAGCAACAGTACGCGCGACTTCAATGACAACGGCTCACAATTTTTTATCTGCGTGGGAGAGAACGGCGGGTTAGATCGGCGCTATTCCGTGTTTGGAGAGGTCTTTCGTGGGATCGAGGTTGTCGACAAGATTGTCGCGGTCCCGCGCGACGAGCGAGACAACCCCCTCGATCCGATCAGGATCATGATGACCGTGAAGGAGTAG
- a CDS encoding MFS transporter: MSEKTFTNREASAPPSPLRWLILGLLFAISVVTYIDRVNISVTARQMMPALGLTEQEMGFIFSAFVIGYALFQIPGGWLGDRWGIRVVLMIALIWWSCFTAWTAIAATSFLAAPIGIVGALVLVRFLLGVGEAAALPTFNRAVTDWLPAHERGLGIGIAIGGIGIGAAITPPVTAWIMVNYGWQSAFYLSSGIGFALAVIWWFLAADRPSLHPWHTHGKAASSTTPTAPMHPSTPWAILRRTPSVWWLMLSYGCLGYVAYVYMSWFYLYLVNERGFNVLRGGLFAAAPFLTILVSCPLGGWVTDRLAMRHGITKGRRIVGMIGMGLASGSIAFGAAVESPYLALASLSLGAGWLYFTVGAYWSSASDLSSTHAGSLSGLMNMGANLGGAISPTLTPWLAQQWGWGASLGLAAFISLLGGIMWLRIRPGDGLAKDGVEC; this comes from the coding sequence GTGAGCGAGAAGACCTTCACGAATCGCGAAGCCAGCGCACCACCTTCACCTCTACGTTGGCTGATTCTGGGGCTTCTCTTTGCCATCAGTGTCGTCACGTACATCGATCGCGTCAACATTTCGGTCACCGCACGGCAGATGATGCCGGCGTTGGGGCTTACTGAGCAGGAGATGGGATTTATCTTCTCCGCCTTCGTCATCGGGTATGCCTTGTTCCAGATTCCCGGGGGGTGGCTCGGTGATCGATGGGGCATCCGCGTCGTCCTCATGATCGCACTGATCTGGTGGTCCTGCTTTACCGCCTGGACGGCGATTGCCGCCACTTCTTTCCTGGCCGCGCCGATCGGAATCGTCGGCGCACTGGTCCTTGTCAGATTTCTTCTCGGTGTTGGCGAGGCAGCGGCATTGCCGACCTTTAATCGCGCAGTCACCGACTGGCTTCCCGCTCATGAACGCGGTCTTGGCATCGGCATCGCTATCGGCGGAATCGGGATCGGTGCAGCGATTACCCCGCCGGTAACGGCCTGGATCATGGTCAACTACGGTTGGCAGTCCGCCTTTTACCTCTCGAGCGGGATAGGATTCGCCCTCGCAGTCATTTGGTGGTTCTTGGCCGCCGATCGTCCATCCCTTCACCCATGGCACACTCATGGCAAAGCAGCCTCGTCCACGACTCCAACCGCTCCAATGCATCCTTCAACCCCGTGGGCTATCCTACGAAGGACACCGAGCGTTTGGTGGCTGATGCTGAGTTACGGATGCTTGGGCTATGTCGCCTATGTCTATATGTCTTGGTTCTATCTCTATCTCGTCAATGAGCGCGGCTTCAATGTTCTACGAGGTGGATTGTTTGCTGCCGCCCCGTTTCTTACGATTCTCGTGTCCTGTCCTCTGGGCGGATGGGTCACTGATCGATTGGCCATGCGGCATGGCATCACCAAGGGACGCCGGATCGTGGGTATGATAGGTATGGGGCTGGCCAGCGGCTCCATCGCCTTCGGTGCCGCCGTAGAATCTCCCTATCTCGCCCTCGCCAGCTTATCACTGGGTGCCGGGTGGCTCTACTTCACAGTCGGCGCATATTGGTCCTCGGCGAGCGATCTCTCATCGACCCATGCCGGAAGTCTCTCAGGTCTCATGAATATGGGTGCCAATCTCGGCGGGGCGATTTCTCCGACACTCACGCCGTGGCTCGCCCAACAGTGGGGTTGGGGAGCTTCTCTCGGCCTCGCTGCCTTCATTTCTCTTCTGGGTGGAATCATGTGGTTACGCATCCGGCCTGGAGACGGACTCGCAAAAGACGGTGTTGAGTGCTGA
- a CDS encoding FKBP-type peptidyl-prolyl cis-trans isomerase has product MRSRLLCFAIGFFLLTTPLSAASLDPVNDDQKTLYALGLAISQSLGTFALSETELDMVKNGITDGVLKRPQKVDLQTFGPKIQQLQQSRVAVAAEGEKKAGAAFTAKAASEKGATKTESGIVITTIKPGTGATPKATDTVKVHYHGTLTDGTVFDSSIKRGEPATFPLNKVIKCWTEGVQQIKVGGKSRLVCPSNLAYGDGGSPPTIKPGATLVFEVELLDIVTN; this is encoded by the coding sequence ATGAGATCTCGTCTATTATGTTTTGCCATAGGGTTTTTCCTTCTCACAACCCCGCTATCGGCTGCCTCACTAGATCCGGTAAATGATGATCAGAAAACCTTGTATGCACTTGGGTTGGCCATCAGCCAATCGTTGGGGACCTTTGCCTTAAGCGAGACCGAGCTCGACATGGTCAAAAACGGCATCACCGACGGCGTACTGAAGCGCCCTCAAAAAGTTGATCTCCAAACATTTGGGCCCAAGATTCAGCAGCTGCAACAGTCTCGAGTAGCTGTCGCAGCTGAGGGTGAGAAGAAAGCAGGCGCTGCATTCACGGCAAAAGCGGCTTCGGAAAAGGGAGCAACGAAGACGGAGTCAGGGATCGTCATCACCACCATCAAGCCCGGCACCGGAGCCACACCAAAGGCAACGGATACGGTCAAGGTTCATTACCATGGTACCTTGACCGATGGGACGGTATTTGACAGTTCCATTAAGCGAGGGGAGCCGGCGACATTTCCGCTGAATAAAGTCATTAAGTGTTGGACAGAGGGGGTTCAACAGATAAAAGTCGGAGGGAAAAGCCGGCTGGTCTGTCCCTCCAATCTGGCCTATGGCGACGGCGGGTCGCCGCCGACCATCAAACCGGGAGCCACCTTGGTCTTTGAAGTCGAGTTACTCGACATCGTCACCAACTGA
- a CDS encoding IS1634 family transposase, whose product MFDDHNWGNFLLLDDVTSTYFEGPAAANPLAHRGYSRDHRPDCKQVCIALVVTREGLPLGYEVFAGNRTDVTTVEEIVGTMEARYGLAQRIWVMDRGMTSEENLAWLRASGRRYLLGTPKSELRKWARALTDERDWTTVREGVDAKTCLGPEGAETFLLVRSVERREKERAMHTRFGQRIESGVARLARRLSRARRPLERGPIERQIGRLLAHNPRAAGRYVIDVVADPTTASGLRVTWTSRPEWDDWARVSDGCYVLRTNIPDWSPEDLWRTYVQLADAEAAFRIQKSDLALRPIWHQRADRVQAHILVCFLAYVLWKTLEQWQQRAGLGHSPRTILEELRTIPSTDVVLPRTDGGRSGCAAWCGRITPRPPCSTGWAWTCHTDCG is encoded by the coding sequence ATTTTCGATGACCATAACTGGGGCAATTTTCTGCTGCTCGATGACGTGACGAGCACCTACTTCGAAGGGCCGGCGGCCGCGAATCCGTTAGCACACCGGGGCTACAGCCGGGATCATCGGCCCGACTGCAAGCAAGTCTGCATCGCCTTGGTGGTCACGCGGGAGGGGCTGCCCCTGGGCTATGAGGTCTTCGCCGGCAACCGCACCGACGTGACGACGGTCGAGGAGATCGTGGGGACGATGGAAGCTCGCTATGGGCTCGCGCAGCGGATCTGGGTGATGGATCGGGGCATGACGAGCGAAGAGAATCTGGCCTGGCTGCGGGCCAGCGGGCGCCGGTATCTGCTCGGGACGCCCAAGAGTGAGTTGCGCAAGTGGGCCCGGGCGCTGACCGACGAGCGCGACTGGACGACGGTGCGGGAGGGCGTGGACGCGAAGACCTGCCTCGGGCCCGAGGGCGCCGAAACGTTCCTGCTGGTCCGATCCGTCGAGCGGCGCGAGAAGGAGCGGGCGATGCACACGCGCTTCGGGCAGCGCATTGAGAGCGGGGTGGCCCGTTTGGCCCGACGACTCAGTCGGGCGCGCCGTCCCCTGGAGCGGGGCCCCATCGAGCGACAGATCGGCCGACTCCTCGCGCACAATCCCCGTGCCGCCGGGCGGTACGTGATCGACGTGGTGGCAGACCCGACCACCGCGTCGGGTCTTCGGGTGACGTGGACCAGCCGGCCGGAATGGGACGACTGGGCTCGCGTCAGCGACGGCTGCTATGTGCTCCGCACCAACATTCCGGACTGGAGTCCGGAGGACTTGTGGCGCACCTATGTCCAACTCGCCGACGCCGAAGCCGCCTTCCGGATTCAGAAAAGCGACTTGGCCCTGCGTCCCATCTGGCATCAACGAGCGGATCGGGTCCAGGCTCACATTCTGGTGTGCTTCTTGGCCTATGTGCTGTGGAAGACCCTGGAACAGTGGCAACAGCGGGCTGGGCTGGGCCACAGTCCGCGCACGATCTTAGAAGAACTCCGGACCATTCCGAGCACCGATGTGGTGTTGCCGAGGACGGATGGCGGGAGGTCCGGCTGCGCTGCGTGGTGCGGCCGGATCACGCCCAGGCCGCCTTGCTCGACCGGTTGGGCCTGGACTTGCCACACCGATTGCGGCTGA
- the istA gene encoding IS21 family transposase, with protein MVDQERWAEIRRLRHEERGSISGIARRLDLDRKTVRRSLQQTTWQPYRRAAMTETLLTAHADFVRTRASQVNYSARILYQELRASHEYIGSYETVKRGVAPLREGQLQAERALLRFETPPGQQSQIDWGQATVPFRAGPTVVHVFVLTLGFSRRGFYYACADERLAQFLEAHERAFAHFGGHTREHLYDRPRTVCYADETGRRLWNPTFKAFADYWGFEPRVCRPYRAQTKGKVESGVKYLKRNFLPGRTFVDLVDFQTQLDEWTATIADRRIHGTTHEEPLVRFARERNHLVPLADQRAFQQEARVSRIVAEDYLVSLATNRYSVPFRLIGQRVEVQRRGTRSTSFTVTKRSRRTRCSRASTNSESSPSTALEPVRVSPATVGPR; from the coding sequence ATGGTGGATCAAGAGCGGTGGGCGGAGATTCGACGGTTGCGTCATGAAGAGCGGGGATCCATTTCAGGGATTGCGCGGCGGTTGGACCTGGATCGGAAGACCGTGCGGCGCAGTCTGCAGCAGACGACGTGGCAACCCTATCGCCGAGCGGCGATGACGGAGACGCTGCTGACCGCCCATGCCGACTTTGTGCGGACCCGTGCGTCGCAGGTTAATTATTCGGCGCGGATTCTCTATCAGGAACTGCGAGCGAGCCACGAGTACATCGGCAGTTATGAGACGGTGAAGCGAGGGGTGGCGCCGCTGCGTGAGGGTCAGCTGCAGGCGGAGCGGGCCCTCCTCCGCTTTGAGACACCGCCGGGCCAGCAGAGTCAGATTGATTGGGGCCAAGCCACCGTGCCCTTCCGCGCCGGCCCGACGGTGGTGCACGTGTTCGTGTTGACGTTGGGGTTCAGCCGACGTGGGTTCTATTACGCCTGTGCCGATGAGCGGCTGGCGCAGTTTCTCGAGGCCCATGAACGGGCTTTTGCGCATTTCGGTGGCCACACGCGAGAGCATCTGTATGACCGACCGCGAACCGTCTGTTATGCGGATGAGACGGGGCGGCGGCTCTGGAATCCCACCTTCAAAGCCTTCGCCGACTATTGGGGCTTTGAGCCGCGCGTGTGTCGGCCCTATCGGGCCCAGACCAAGGGTAAGGTCGAATCCGGCGTGAAATATCTGAAACGGAACTTTCTGCCGGGACGAACGTTTGTCGATCTGGTGGACTTTCAAACCCAACTTGACGAATGGACCGCGACAATTGCCGACCGCCGCATCCATGGCACGACGCATGAGGAGCCACTCGTCCGGTTTGCGCGAGAACGCAACCACCTGGTCCCGCTGGCGGACCAGCGCGCCTTCCAGCAGGAGGCGCGCGTCTCACGGATCGTGGCCGAGGACTATTTGGTCAGCCTGGCGACGAACCGCTACTCCGTGCCCTTCCGGCTCATTGGTCAGCGGGTTGAAGTGCAACGACGGGGGACACGGTCCACATCTTTCACCGTGACCAAGAGATCGCGACGCACCCGGTGCTCCCGGGCCAGCACCAATTCCGAATCCAGCCCGAGCACGGCCCTGGAGCCAGTGCGCGTCTCGCCCGCCACCGTCGGTCCACGGTGA
- a CDS encoding DUF3365 domain-containing protein, whose product MMIRKSLVLGTALLLFFTSVVYVGVSSGAKDAGGIPAEKVADMLYAVIQSNRTFYAEHVVERMQAKGAAVASENWRSEKSLPLPAQFLQETARLSVNSKAKVGYKLISLWPINKQNGPKSESEQRGLMSTQQNPNRPYTEVVMNGPDSYLMAIYADRAVSQACIGCHNAHQDSPRHDFKQNDVMGAIMIMVPLNL is encoded by the coding sequence ATGATGATCAGGAAGAGCTTGGTGCTGGGAACCGCATTACTACTTTTTTTTACGTCTGTTGTCTATGTGGGAGTATCGTCCGGCGCCAAGGATGCCGGGGGCATTCCTGCTGAGAAGGTGGCGGATATGTTATATGCCGTGATCCAGTCAAACCGCACGTTTTATGCGGAGCATGTTGTAGAGCGGATGCAAGCGAAAGGCGCTGCGGTTGCGTCAGAGAATTGGCGCTCTGAAAAAAGTTTGCCCCTTCCAGCCCAATTTCTACAGGAAACCGCTCGCCTATCGGTCAATTCGAAGGCTAAAGTCGGCTATAAGCTCATCAGTCTCTGGCCCATCAACAAGCAGAACGGGCCAAAATCCGAATCTGAGCAAAGGGGCCTGATGTCAACCCAACAGAACCCGAATCGTCCGTACACCGAAGTGGTCATGAACGGACCGGACTCGTATCTTATGGCCATCTATGCCGACAGGGCTGTTTCGCAAGCTTGCATCGGATGCCACAACGCGCATCAGGATAGTCCGAGGCACGATTTCAAGCAGAATGACGTGATGGGCGCCATCATGATCATGGTCCCGCTGAACCTTTAG
- the hpnH gene encoding adenosyl-hopene transferase HpnH: protein MAVPISQMYTVAKYVLSQKLKGVKRYPLVLMLEPLFRCNLACAGCGKIQYPDHVLDKRLTPEQCWTAAEECGAPMVSIPGGEPLIHPEIAQIVQGLVDRKKYIYLCTNAILLERKLEEYKPSKYLTFSVHMDGLKDEHDLAVCRDGVYDVAVKAIKAALKRGHRVTTNTTLFDDANPERVRKFFDDMMALGVEGMTISPGYSYQKAPDQQHFLKRARTQELFSKILARPKAGWQFNQSPLFLDFLMGRREYQCTPWGNPTYNVFGWQKPCYLLQEGYTKTFRELMESTEWENYGTGRNEKCADCMVHCGYEASAVEDTFSTVSGFARTAKLTLMPTSR from the coding sequence ATGGCTGTTCCGATTTCCCAGATGTATACCGTGGCGAAGTATGTGCTCTCACAGAAGCTGAAGGGAGTGAAGCGATATCCCTTGGTTCTGATGCTTGAGCCGCTCTTTCGGTGCAACCTGGCTTGCGCCGGTTGCGGGAAGATTCAGTATCCCGACCATGTGCTCGATAAGCGGTTGACCCCCGAGCAGTGCTGGACAGCGGCCGAGGAATGCGGGGCGCCGATGGTGAGCATTCCGGGAGGAGAACCGCTTATCCATCCTGAAATCGCCCAGATCGTACAGGGGCTAGTGGATCGAAAAAAATACATCTATCTCTGTACGAATGCTATTCTCTTGGAGCGGAAGTTGGAAGAGTACAAACCATCCAAGTACCTGACCTTCAGCGTCCATATGGACGGGCTTAAGGACGAGCACGATTTGGCGGTCTGTCGCGACGGAGTCTATGACGTGGCGGTCAAGGCCATCAAAGCGGCGCTCAAACGAGGCCATCGGGTGACGACCAACACCACCTTGTTCGACGACGCGAACCCGGAGCGGGTCAGAAAATTTTTCGATGACATGATGGCGCTGGGTGTTGAAGGTATGACCATCTCCCCGGGGTATAGTTATCAAAAGGCTCCCGATCAGCAACATTTCTTGAAGCGAGCGCGGACTCAGGAGCTCTTCTCCAAGATTCTTGCTCGCCCCAAGGCTGGTTGGCAGTTCAATCAATCCCCGCTGTTCTTGGATTTTCTCATGGGTCGACGTGAATACCAATGCACTCCTTGGGGCAATCCGACCTACAACGTGTTTGGATGGCAGAAGCCCTGCTATCTGCTGCAAGAGGGATATACAAAAACATTCCGGGAACTCATGGAGTCGACGGAGTGGGAAAACTATGGAACGGGCCGAAACGAGAAATGCGCCGATTGCATGGTCCATTGCGGCTATGAGGCCTCGGCTGTTGAGGATACGTTTAGTACCGTGTCGGGATTTGCACGGACTGCCAAGCTGACGCTGATGCCTACATCTCGTTAA